A genomic stretch from Strongyloides ratti genome assembly S_ratti_ED321, chromosome : 1 includes:
- a CDS encoding G protein-coupled receptor, rhodopsin-like family and GPCR, rhodopsin-like, 7TM domain-containing protein encodes MISTFIAFTIGIITIAILGNLFLIFVIIRGNTISKMRISPVQLLLLHTAVVDISFATFSLGTELFIMLNRPNLPGPPWLCPVLKFIEIIPLYLSPLLLVAIAYDRYMAICKPMANFRSNKYQRPNKMAIMSWIIAIILSLPQLHVWEITNQGCLTRRYFKKQFMQIYVLYFNLFVWLIPSILATYFYFHVCKSVWLSKKVVLDDVNGITKSSLKNGKRTTIGNIYKDEENETLVYVKRIRSTSNVVKQQDNEFGRKRIHTVRLTLTIIACNFFLWTPFCLFNVVQTIAPDLVAHYKGIANYLGVLGNLNSCVNPWIFILFNPKNVKNALISICPWYLYKKRKTVLVKGEINYCDEIRISNSAF; translated from the exons ATGATATCTACATTTATTGCCTTCACAATAGGCATCATAACAATTGCAATACTtggaaatttatttttaatttttgttatcattCGTGGTAATACTATCTCTAAAATGAGAATCTCACCAGTACAG tTATTACTTCTTCATACAGCTGTAGTTGATATATCATTTGCAACTTTTTCACTTGGTACTGAATTATTTATCATGTTAAATCGTCCAAATCTTCCAGGACCTCCATGGTTATGTccagttttaaaatttattgaaataatacCATTATACTTATCACCATTATTACTTGTAGCAATAGCATATGATAGATATATGGCTATCTGTAAACCAATGGCGAATTTTAGAAGTAACAAATATCAGAGACCAAATAAAATGGCAATAATGTCATGGATTATTgcaattatattatcattaccACAACTTCATGTATGGGAAATAACTAACCAGGGTTGTTTGACAAGACGATACTTCAAAAAACAATTCATGCAAATATAtgttctttattttaatctttttgtATGGTTGATACCTTCAATACTTgctacttatttttattttcatgtTTGTAAAAGTGTTTGGTTGTCTAAAAAAGTTGTCTTAGATGATGTTAATGGTATTACAAAGTCGTCAttaaaaaatggtaaaaGAACAACTATTGGTAATATTTACAAAGATGAAGAAAATGAAACATTAGTTTATGTTAAAAGAATAAGAAGCACATCTAATGTTGTTAAACAACAAGATAATGAATTTGGTAGAAAAAGAATTCATACTGTTAGATTAACATTAACAATTATTGCttgtaacttttttttatggacaccattttgtttatttaatgttgTTCAAACTATAGCACCTGATCTTGTTGCACACTACAAAGGTATAGCTAATTATTTAGGAGTTCTTGGAAATTTAAATTCTTGTGTTAATCCAtggatttttatattatttaatcctaaaaatgttaaaaatgcTTTAATCTCAATTTGTCCTTggtatttatataaaaaaaggaaGACTGTTCTTGTTAAAGGAGAAATTAACTATTGTGATGAAATTAGAATAAGCAATAGtgctttttaa